The genomic window GGCAGGCCGGCGGTCCCGGTGCCGCGCGGTCGGCCGTGGTGGCGTGAGTGATGACCCCGGTAGAACCAGCTGTGGTTGATGGTTTCGGCAATCTCGCGGCTGCTGCCGCAGAAGTCGCCGAAGTAGCTCCTGTCGTCCCCGGCGATCCGAGAGCGGATCTGATGGTGGAAGTCGTCGGCCCAGACACCTCCCAGCCCGGTTCCTCCCGCGTCCCGCGACACCAGCAGGTTGCGGGTGTTGCGCGGGTCCTCGGCGATGAGGAGCCGCGCGGGACCGGGCAGTCGGGCCACCAGGCCGGCGAGTTCGGTGAGGAGGTGGCAATGGCTGTCGTCGATGATGGCGAAGGTGGCGTCGAGTCGCAGGCCGTCGAACCGGTACTCGCTCAACCACATCAGCGCGTTCTCGAGCACGAAGCGGCGAACTCCGGCCGAACTCGGTCCGTCGTAATCGATCGCATCGCCCCACGGTGTGCGGTGCCTGTCGGTGAAGGTGTTCGGATCGAAGGCGGGCCAGTAGGCGCCGTCGGGGCCGAAGTGGTTGTAGACGACGTCGCACAGCACCCGCATGCCTAGCCCGTGAGCGTCGTCCACGAGGCAGCGGAGTTCATCGGGAGTGCCGTAGGCGCGCGAGGGGGCGAAGAAGGAAGCCGGATCGTAGCCCCAGTTCCAGCGTCCAGGGAAGTCGTGGACCGGCATGAGTTCGATCGTGTCGACACCCAGTTCGGCCAGGTAGGGCAACCGCTCGCAGGCCGCGGTGAAGGTGCCTTCCGGCGTGAAGGTTCCGAGGTGCAACTCGTAGATGACGCCGCTACCCGCAACTTCCGGTTGCCCGTTCCGCCAGGTGTAGGACGCGGGGTCGACGACCTGGGACGGTCCGTGAACCCCTTCGGGCTGATAGCGCGAGGCAGGGTCGGGCATGACCGCCTGGCCGACCCGGTAGCGGTAGCGAGCCCCTGCCCCCGATCCCTCCACCTCGAGTGAATGGAAGCCGGACGACTCTCGCTCGAGCGCCAGCGCCTCGCCCGACCCCTCGATCAGCAGTTCGACCGACTCATTCGCCGGCGACCAGACCGTGAACCGCACGCCTTCGTCCGCGACCACCGCGCCGAGCGATGGCCTGAATAGTTCCGAGTCAACCATCCCGCCCCCCACGAGCCACGGCCGACCGCCACCGGTTCGACGGCCGCCTGAACCCGCCCCCGTTCCTCATCACTGCCGGGCTGCCTCCCCGGCGAGGCTACCCCGAGTCCTTACGGTTCGTCGGTAGCTT from Trueperaceae bacterium includes these protein-coding regions:
- the treZ gene encoding malto-oligosyltrehalose trehalohydrolase, whose product is MVDSELFRPSLGAVVADEGVRFTVWSPANESVELLIEGSGEALALERESSGFHSLEVEGSGAGARYRYRVGQAVMPDPASRYQPEGVHGPSQVVDPASYTWRNGQPEVAGSGVIYELHLGTFTPEGTFTAACERLPYLAELGVDTIELMPVHDFPGRWNWGYDPASFFAPSRAYGTPDELRCLVDDAHGLGMRVLCDVVYNHFGPDGAYWPAFDPNTFTDRHRTPWGDAIDYDGPSSAGVRRFVLENALMWLSEYRFDGLRLDATFAIIDDSHCHLLTELAGLVARLPGPARLLIAEDPRNTRNLLVSRDAGGTGLGGVWADDFHHQIRSRIAGDDRSYFGDFCGSSREIAETINHSWFYRGHHSRHHGRPRGTGTAGLPANLFVYCIQNHDQVGNRPDGARLNHEVSPAAYRAASALLLFAPQTPLLFMGQEWAASTPFYYFTDHQGELGALVSEGRREEFADFEFGDEVPDPQDEKTFRRSRLAWEELERPPHAATLRYYRRLLSLRRELEGGVDVVQVLPAGLALRRGRHLLLVAFESGAEFQLPGEARVLLDSEDPEYEADPAAPLLQHRRARFERAGALLLELSESP